The Phyllostomus discolor isolate MPI-MPIP mPhyDis1 chromosome 9, mPhyDis1.pri.v3, whole genome shotgun sequence nucleotide sequence AGAGATTTTCCGAGCCATCATCACACGCGAGGCCAGCCCCGGGGCTGCCCGAACTCCCGGCACCCCACCGGAGGGCTGGGCTGTCGCGCCGCCTGCCCCCCCTTGGCCCCGGGGACCAAGGCCCGGGGAGCTGGGGGGACCGAGACACAGCAAGGCAGGGGCCTGCCCAACCCTCCTTGGCTGAGCTGATGGTCAACTGACGGTCATTCTCACTCACTTCTCCCAACTAGCATCTGTTCCCAACACATCATCAGGGAAAAGGCTGAGTTTTAAGGGGTTTTCACAATTTATCAAAACACTGcaaaccctggccagtgtggctcagtggattgagccctggcctgcaagccaaagggttgtcggttcaattcccagtcggggcacaggcctgggctgcgggccaggtccccagtgggggctgcacgagagacaaccacacactgatgtttctctccctttctttttccctcacttcccctctctccaaaagcacTGGAAAATGTGTCCTCGGGCAACAATaaagatgagatgagatgagataaGGTGAAGTCACCTTGGGGACACAAGGATATCTGACAGCATCAGAGGGCCACGGCCCGCCTGGGCCGGCACGGCCACGATGGGGGACCTCAGAGCAATGACCCAGTGCCAGGCACCGACTTGCCAACAAGGACCCGCCGCCAGCCACACCCGGTGCAGAGGGTCTGAACCAgctcaggccctgccccccaccgttCCTCCCTGCCCTCGGGGGTTGGGGGTGCTAGAGCCAGAAGCCCCAGCACTCCCCAACCCCCTGCAGCACCCCACATCCCCACGAGCACGGCCCCCGGCTCCCTGGCAGCACCCTACAGTCTAAGCACTCGGCTCTGTGGCCCCAGCCAGGGGCCTCACCGTCACTCCGGCCCCAACCTGTCCTTCCCAGAGCCCCGGCCCCCTACACAGCAAGGCGCCGGCCAGACCACCCAGACTGGGCCGCTCCGGCCTGACCCTCGGGCCCCTGGACGCCCGGCCTCAGCCGCCCGCTGCCGCAGGGCCGCCCGGCCACGTCGCCTCCTTGAGACACTGGGGCAGCTGCCTGCAGGCCAGTGGAGTCTCTGCCTCGCCCAAAgggttgggttggccaaaaagtccgtttagttttttcagCAAAATGCGAGACATCTTTCATTCTCACTGGGAACTATTGATCTGTGTGTGCTGAGCGAGCCGGCCCTCTCCCGCGGGCAGAACTGATGCTCCGAACCACCGTCCCGCCGGGACCGCTGCTGCCTGCAGCCGGTACGCCCACCTGCCCAGCACCGTCCTGCGAGAAACTCCGCCCACCACTCCCGACACGTCCGACCTGTCGCAGCGCCTTCTCCCCGCACCGCACAAGGCTTTTTGCattgcagttgcatttttacctttgttgaaaggataaagcataacatgctgaaaatgtcacttatttttttccaacttcAACATCAAATAGTTACAGCACtagctggtgaagctcagtggtttgagcaccggcctgcaaaccaagaggtcattggttcgattcccggtcagggcgtgtGCCCGGCGTGGCCGAGCGGAAGCCTGGCCGGAGCGGGCACCTGGCCAGAGCGGGCAAGGCCTGCGGAACACGGCGTGCACTGAAGTAACCCAGGAAAGCCGCTTCCGTCCCACAGGTCGTACTTGGAGAACAAGAACATTCGGGAGAGTAGGAGGGGGGTCACCGAGAAAGCGCGGAACCCGTGTGCGTGGGGGCCGACGACTTCCGGACCCCCAAGGCGAACTGACCTCGCTGCGGCCGCTTCTGGGTGGGTCGCAGGCCGGCACAGGGGCAGTACAAGGTCAGTGGGAGCGGGTTTCAGAGACATTCAGGAAGGGTGACATCCCTAAGACAGAGCATCCGGAAGCTACCCATCTACTTAATCTTAGTGTGGGGGCACGttatacacatgtgtgtacacacacacacacgcacacacacaggttgAGGTTTTGTTGTTGTGACACCCTCCTCGTACTTGGACGAATTCTGTCCATAATTTCCTCACAGGCGCACGAGGCAAACATTCAATCCCTCACAAAACACAGCAACTGCCTCGCAGAGGTGACCGGCCCCCCTGGTGACGGAGGGCGGCGGGGAGTGCCTAGGCGCAGACACAGTGGCCGTGGGAGGAAGCCCGGCCTGTGTGCTGCCCGGGGACGCGAGGACACGGCGAAAACCACGCGGCAGACGGAGGGCGCAGCCGTGCCTCGCACAGCCCGGCCGAGGGCCCGGCACGCGGCCACGGTAGGCGCCGTGGGAAACAGCTCTGCCCTCCGACCCCACGACGGCTCACAGGGGCCCGGCCCCGAGGCCGCATCAGCCGCCACCCTGGCCGCCCGCTCTGCGGCCAGCACCCCAGCCGAGGTCCCCAGCGCCACCTCCGCTCTGTCCTCTGAGATgctggggatgggggcggggatGGACACGGATGGACAACAGGACCCACACTGCACACTCGGCCCGACGGCAGCCAGGCCGCGCTCCCACTGACCGCACCATGGAGCCGAGGCGCTCGGGCCGTGGGGCCTGAGCCCACACAAgagtctctctcctgcctcctgaaCTCCAGACCATCTACTTGACATTCACCtgcctttttggggggtggggggcaggtttCTATTCTCGCTTCGTCCCCTTGGGTTTTCTGAGGGCGAAACCACAGATCTCCCCTCTCCGGGTCTCTGAAGCCTCGTGTGCCCAGCGCCACCCACGGCGCACCGCGGGCGCCCGACCGGGCACGGCCCCTCGCCCGAGTCACGGCCACTCTGCCGCCAAGCCAACACGTCCAGGCTGTGGCCGCCACGCTCACCGGCGACAAGTCCTGTCGCGAGTGTGCAGGGCCGTGCTCACAGCAGGCTCTGCGACATCGGGTTCCGGGACCTGCAGGACGGCTCGGGGTCCTCGGGGAAAAGGACACAGGCCCCCGGAGAGCGGCCGCCGGGGCCCTGGCCCGCAGACGCACCTTCTTCAGGGAGTCCCCGTGCCGCTCCTGGATGTACTTCAGGAAGGCGGTGGTCCACTGCAGGGTCGTGGCCTTGTCCGTCTCGGCGTTGCAGAACGGGACCAGGAGGTTCAGCTCGTCACAGCAGATGCGGATCCTGCGCCTGCGGCAGCAAAACCCGGGGTGACCACAGAGAGGACGGGCAGCCCTCCAAGGGCCGGTGCTCAGGGGCTGGCACCCAGGGCACGGGAGGGCCCGCCGCCCTCTCGGGACGGAGAGCACACAACTGTCCTCGGCCGGGCGCCTTCCCTGGAGGCCCCCGCTGCCTCGGGCACCCTCCCCGGGGGCCTGCCCATCTGCTTCTGGGGGCCGAGGGCAGTGTCCAGACCACAGACGGAGCCCGGCCCCTGGAGTCGCGTGTGGTTGTCCTGGGCAGGTCACtctcttgcccaaggtcacagcccTCCGCCTGTGTGCCCGGGACTCGGGCCCCAGCTCTGCTTCTCCAGGGGCCTGGCTCACAGAGGAAGCCCAGGCAACTTCACAGACGATGTGAGTCACGGCCGGAGTGACCACCGGGCCACGTGCACGCAGTGACCAGCAGAGTCCAAGCTAAGCCAACACCTGAGCATCTCAGCGCGGCCCCGGCATCTCAGCCCCCACAGGACACGGGGGGCTTTCTGCAGACTGCAGCCGGCATTTCCCGGTGCCCGCCGCGGCCTGCTCGGGGGACAGCATCTCCGTCTGGCAGGCAGAGGCTCAAGACGAGGCGGGAAGGAGGGGTGGGCGGAGCCCCCCCCGACAGAAAGGGGCACGTGCTCGGTGCGCGGCGAGGCTGACGAGTTCTGTGTGAGCAGCCGCTGCGAGCGCCAGCTCCTCCACCCCCGATTCTGCGCCGACCAGCACAAACAGAATCCACAGACAGAGCGACTCGAACATAACAGTTCCAACCTCCTCCGTCCCCGCCACTCCCGAAAGAACCAGGGCACACTGGTGACAAAGGTGCGGGGGAGGTGGCCGGCGGGCCGACCTGCCCGTCGGGCAGCGTGGCCCACGGGGCTGGCCCGGCCGGCCTCTGGGAACGTGgatagcggggggggggggggggagcccccACCACAGCTGCCTAAGCAGCTTGCACGAGCAACTCGGTCTGCGTGAGGTGCAGGCTTTCCTTCTGTGTCGGCCACCCAGCCGAGTGCCGGGCAGGGGTCACCCACAGGACCGACCCCGACGATGTCTCGGGCAGCGAGCCCGCTGGCAGTGGTCCTCGTGCCTCAGAccacggggtgggggtgaagTGCCCTGAGGGACACCCCTGGGTACAGTCCCCgtcccccgcctcctcccccagagcctctgcCTGTTTCCTTGCGTCTTTTCTCCGTAGGAATCAaagccccaggccctcctcctcctcctctcccaggagGGTCTGGGGTGTCGAGGACCTCGGCCCGCAGCAGAGCCAGCCCGAGTCTCCTCGTGCCGACGGCCCCTCCCTCTGCACACGGTCGCAGCCGCTCTTGTTTGTGCAGCAGGGCGCCCGCCGTTCCTAGCGCGCACCCAAGGTGAGTGCCCGCCGCCCGGCCCACGTGAGGACCTTACCTTCTGTCCCTCTCCATGCGGTTGTGCCGCTCCCTGCGCTGTGACCGTCCTCCCGGGGCGCTCTGGGCCTGCTCCCCCGGGTGAGGCTGCGACGGCTCCGAGGACGTGGGCTGCCAGGGGCCCGGGGCCGCCGGCGCGCCCTCCCCCACGTTCTGAATCTCGCCCAGGGCCCTGCGCTCCACGCTGGCATCCAGCTGCCGTATCCTGCTCCGATTCCTCTTACTTATGGCTTGTTTGCACAGCGCTTCTtctttgcaaaagaaaaacaaaacaggcactttcactttttattttccttcactgATCTACCTTAAGGCTGACTACATTTCTGGCATCTTCAATCTAAGACCTAAACATGAGCGAGTAAGGAGCAGAGACCCGCAGAACACGAGCGGGTCCGTGTGTCCACACGCCAACGGGCATAAACCTAGACCCACAACGCAACACGCTGAGTGTTACCAACGTGATCTCGTCAGAGCCTCCTCCCTAACCAACAGGTGTTGGCTCTCACCTAggaacagaaaaagcaagaagttgCTCGATTTTTCTGACACGCAGACTGGAGGGCAAGCTGGGATCCTAACATGACAATGACATTCTCCCTGCGATTCTCAGACGAGGACAACAGCTAAGTGGCTCGGGATTCGAACACTGTCCCCTGACCAGTGAGTCTCCCCACGAGGGGGGGTCACCTCACCACCTGGCCTGGGCTAAAGAAATACGCCAGTTCCGCACCAAACACGCCAGCAGACCTCTCACTGCTGTGCGtggggccacccccccccccagaagccACGCAAGGCCACGTCTGGAAGAGCCCCTCGGCACAGTTCCGCCCGTGGGGACACTTTCCAAGGGGGACAGGCGGGTCCACGGGCATCGCCACATTTCACTCCGTCTGCTGTGCAGTCAGTACAGGGACACTTTAATGTTGTCCTCATCCCTGACAAAGGCCAACATACGCTTCTGCCGAAAGTGTCACAAAAACGAGGGGAAACTAGTTAGTGCCCCAGGAGGAAGCCGCAGCCCTGCACCCTGCGCTGTGCTCGCCGGCTCTGGGAGAAGCTCGGCGTAGCTGCGCTGTCGTGGTGGGGGACGTGAAAGATGGCCTGTCTTCAggaagagagagactgagagtgactggccaggggccgggggcgCCTTCAGCAGGGTCTGTCTCCCAAACGCCTGAATCATGCCACCTCCGCTCGCCGCCgtcccaggcctgggcccacCCGCACGCTGGCTCCTGAAGCTTCCGACAGacggcaggccccgccccactcAGGAGGTACAACACCAGAGGGGAAAACCTATGTGCTTTGATGGCCTGAGGGTAACTGGAAATTCATGTCAATCTCTTAAGACAAGAGTTTTTCTGTTCTCCTGCTACTCTTCGGAAAAGGCAGCCCTGACCTCCACGTGTCCACACTGACTGTGACGGTGTCTGTAATTCAGGAGGATGCTCCACGTGAGGTGGCGGGGGGTGCGCAGGAATGGAAGGAGCCCCGAGACGAGACACCTCCAAGACCATTCGTGTGCATAAaccacctgcccccgccccagggccacCAGGACGAGAGGGCAAAGGTCGGGCGGCAGCAGAAGGACCCACTCCCTTCCACCAGGTGGCTTACCTCCCACTTTGATCCAAACCTGCTCGGGCAAAGCTTTGTTTCTACCACCCAAAGTCTGCTTCGTGGACTCGATCTCTTGTTGGTAACAGAAGGAAAACGCTCTGGGCAATCCAATATCCTGGTGCTTGGCAGCCTCGAGTATGGAGCAGGAGTTCCCGGAACCCTGGGAAAGACAGAGCAAGGGAACTTCACCAGCGTGCGACTCCCTCTTGCACACACAAAATGCACTATTCACAGGCAAGAGGAAGATCCCTGGTGCCCTGAGGATTTCTAAATAAGCCCCAAACCCGTAAGTGgcctcaattttaaaataagctcagcccagcccagctggtgtggctcagtggatcgagcaccagcctgcaaaccaaagggtcgccggttccattcccagtcagggcacaggcctgggttgcgggccaggtccccagtagggggtgcactagaggcaaccacacactgatgtttcactccccctctttctcctcccctttccccctctctaaaagtaaataagtaaaatcttaaaataaaatgaactaagcTCCATGAAAGGGAAAGGCCCCTGGCCGCAGGCAACAGAGACCCTGCTTTCCGAACCTGTGTCTGCGAGAGGCTGGCGCCCGCCCCGGAGGAGCAGGCGTTGGCCGTGAACAGGGGGTAGGTGAGCTGCAGCGTGGTGGCCGCACCCGCCGTCTTATTTTTCACTAACGTTGTGCATTTGTTTTGCTGCTGATGAAGAGGAACGTTCACTAACTCGGACGGGTGTCGAATGAGAGTCACCAAACTGCCGAgacaaaagaaaacccagaaacaCGTGGAGATGCGGTGGTGGGAACGCCTCCTGACGCCAGCCCCACCCGCCATCCGTCCCTCTCCACGGCTAACACGGCCGCTGGTTCTGGGCAGCAACGCCCCGGCGGGACAACCTCCACAAAGCCGCTGCCGGCAGGTGCAGGGCCGgctcccacctgctcccacctTCTCCCTGCGGGAGGGCGGGGCTGTGTGTCATGTCTCCGAGCCCCGCCCTTGACCCCAATCTCCCTTGAGAGCCATTCTCCAAAGTCATGACAGTGAATGACGTGGGGGGGAACTTCGGGGTGGGGGTAGGTAGAAAGCTGGGGGGTCACTGAGCCGCCCCACCGCTGCAGGGGAAGCTGCGTGCTCCACGCAGAGCCTCGCTCTGCATCTCCCGCCCCGGACCTGCTCCCTGGGGGGTGGCGGTCAGGGGGGAGCCCGCGGCCCGGCAcaggaccccccacccctccctccccacccagaccCCGCGGGGCCAGCCCTCCGCCCCCAGGCACCCACTTGTTGAGCGCCACCCCGGGCTCGGAGGGCTCTGCGCcgcgcggggcgggcgggggctcGGCGGGGATGCTGTTGAAGCGGTCCTCCAGGCGGACGCGCACCGCCGACTTGGCCCGCGCCTCGGGGGCGCCCTCCGCGGCCGCCGCGTTCTCCTTGCCGGTGGCGTCGGGCGCCTTGGGCCGCGCCGCGCCCGGGCCGTCGGCGCCCGGCGTCttctcggcggcggcggcggcgggggcagggggcgcgCCCGCCTCGCTCAGCAGCATCATGCGCAGCTCCTGGAAGTCGATGTGGCCCAGGCACGGGTTGGCGCCCGCGAAGCCGCCGTCGGCCAGCGCGGGCGGGCACAGCAGCGGGTACACGGGCGCcgcgccgcccgccgccgccgccgccgccgccgcgccccccgccgccgccgcgccgccggtcgccgccgccgccgccgcgccgccCGCCGCCAGGAAGGCCGAGTTGAGGCGCGTCTCGAGCTCGCCCTCGGCCGCCGCCTCCATGTGCGAGTAGAGGATGTGCTGCAGCTGCGTGTACTCGACCTCCGTCATCTCCACCAGGCTCAGGTCGGTGGTCGTGAAGCTCAGCCCCGCCTCGCCCAGCGCCGCGTCCGCGCCCTCGGGGCCCGCCGGCCCGCCCGCCTGCGCCTGCGGCGGCTCCCGCGGCCCGGGGCCCGACATGCCGGCGCCAACGGCGGGGGGCGCGCGGCGGGCAGGCCGGCGACACACCGGCTCGGGCGGACGGCGCGCCGGAAACCGCCGGCCCGGCGCGCCTGCGCGGCCCCGCCCCCAacggcagcccctccccctgcgcGCCCCCCGCCCGCAGGCCCTGCCCTCCAAccgcccgccgccccgcccctcgcccgcGGCGGTCGGACCCCGGCTGCGCGCGCACGCGGaggcgaggggcggggccgggctgcGGCCGGGGGTCCGCGTCTGCGGGCCGAACGCCTCCACCGCCCGTTCCCGGAGGTGCGTGTGGGCGCACGCCGTCTGCGTGCACCTCGACAGCAGACAGGTGACTCGGGGCCCCGAGGCCACGCGTGCCGGCTGGGAGTCCGGTCGCTACTCGCAGCCAGCAGCCCGCAGCTCCTCCCGGGGCTGCGCTGGGCGTGCGGCAGTGCGCTCCCCGGATGCTGGCCCCGGAGCTCAACTGGAGCAGCTGGGCTGAGACGACGCGCGTCCAATCCGCTCGTGCACGGGAGCGCGCGTGCGGCTCAGGGGCTGCTGGTGCTCACAGCGCCGTCCTGTCgcccccagagagagagagagagagagagagagagagagagagaagccggTGCCCGTGAGCACGGTCtcgccttccccacccccactcccccgaCGGCACTCGTGTCCTCTCTGTCCCTAAAGGTTTGTCTACTCCTGCATCTCGCACCGGCACCCCACTCGCCAGCGTGGTTGGCTCTGTGTATGGGAAGCGGTGCTTTCTCCCGAGCAGGCTCTGCACTGGCCGCGCCTAGACACCGAACGAAGTCTTTGGACGCTGCTCGTGTCCTTTCCAGTATCTTTTCTCTGAACGAACACAAGCGCATTCTATGCAGTATGTGACTTTGTAACTTGCTTTTCCTCACTCCCACTCGATACGTCCCCAGCAGAGAAATGACGGACTGACGGCTCCGTGAAAGAGACCAGGGCAGCGGATgaatcatttagaaaaaaaaaaaattagcttagAGCACTTTTTCACACTCCACATAAACATCAGTTTCTGGATTGAAATACCAAATTTAAAGAGCAAAATTAtgaaactgtcacaggtgggcacaggtaaccaggttcttggtgatcgcaGATGTGGGATTGAGCCGAACACACAGAGAGTTTACAGCAGGAAGAGTCCGCAGATTGACCGAGAGACGGTGCACTCCGCAGAACGTGGAAGCTGGTCCCCTTGTAGCAGAGAtggacctcaggggctggagggatgcTGTTCTTACAGGGCACATGTTTCCCGGCCGGTTTTGGCCGGATGTTACTGTGCGTGTACGAGTAGTTACagtactttaaagctactgttcTGTGTACAatgaatgctcaataaatactgttgacttgaaaaaaaagaagctactgtgcatgtggtctcccatgatcttcCTTGAGTGGCCACTGGGGAAGGGGTCCCACAGTGCTGATTTATCATAACACTGTTGTCATGAAGCAGGGGCCACGTAGCCTGTTCTGCACAGGTGCATTCATGGTTCCCCGTGATTCGGCGCTTTTCCAGAAAGCGGGGGCAACTGGTCTTGGAACAGGGTCCCTGTCCTGCATCGATGTCCTTCGTCTTAGCCCCGGGGCGCCTCCGGAGTTTTCTCCTTCCTGGCCATCTCCTGCCTCGACTTCCCCCTTGAGAGACACGGTTCTCAAAGATCTTTTGGGGGTTATTGAAGGACAAGGATCATCCTTCTGTAACTCCTTCCAGCTTAGATGGGGCAGTCGTCCCTGCCTATCGAGAACCACGAAACTCTCGCCCTGTTCTATCTAGAGGCGAGTAGAGAGGGGTTAGGAGAAGCAACAAAGCCACATCCATTTCGGACATTCGCAGACAGGATTCCACCCAGAAGGAGGGGAACGAGCCTTCGCGCAGAGGACCAGTGCTAACGGGGAGTTTCCGGGAAGTGTGACTCTCAGGACGACGGTGATGTTAGTACAGCGTCATCAACCGTCACCTACCCTTTAGGACAGGGGTGTCAGACTCGTTTTctctgggggccacatcagtctctcggtggccttcaaagggccgagtgtaattttagggctgtgtaaatgtaactacttaactaggagctgccaccgggtagaaacaaggtggaggccggGTTCGGCCCACGGGCCTCGGGTGGCCACCTGCGCTCCAGGGCTCCCCGCTTCTCCAGGGGGACCAGAGGCCCTCCAGCAGCTGGTGCAGCCTGGGCTTcaggtctccagctggt carries:
- the TCFL5 gene encoding transcription factor-like 5 protein isoform X1; this translates as MSGPGPREPPQAQAGGPAGPEGADAALGEAGLSFTTTDLSLVEMTEVEYTQLQHILYSHMEAAAEGELETRLNSAFLAAGGAAAAAATGGAAAAGGAAAAAAAAGGAAPVYPLLCPPALADGGFAGANPCLGHIDFQELRMMLLSEAGAPPAPAAAAAEKTPGADGPGAARPKAPDATGKENAAAAEGAPEARAKSAVRVRLEDRFNSIPAEPPPAPRGAEPSEPGVALNNLVTLIRHPSELVNVPLHQQQNKCTTLVKNKTAGAATTLQLTYPLFTANACSSGAGASLSQTQGSGNSCSILEAAKHQDIGLPRAFSFCYQQEIESTKQTLGGRNKALPEQVWIKVGEEALCKQAISKRNRSRIRQLDASVERRALGEIQNVGEGAPAAPGPWQPTSSEPSQPHPGEQAQSAPGGRSQRRERHNRMERDRRRRIRICCDELNLLVPFCNAETDKATTLQWTTAFLKYIQERHGDSLKKEFESVFCGKTGRRLKLTRPDSLVACPAQESLQSSPAMEIK
- the TCFL5 gene encoding transcription factor-like 5 protein isoform X2, coding for MSGPGPREPPQAQAGGPAGPEGADAALGEAGLSFTTTDLSLVEMTEVEYTQLQHILYSHMEAAAEGELETRLNSAFLAAGGAAAAAATGGAAAAGGAAAAAAAAGGAAPVYPLLCPPALADGGFAGANPCLGHIDFQELRMMLLSEAGAPPAPAAAAAEKTPGADGPGAARPKAPDATGKENAAAAEGAPEARAKSAVRVRLEDRFNSIPAEPPPAPRGAEPSEPGVALNNLVTLIRHPSELVNVPLHQQQNKCTTLVKNKTAGAATTLQLTYPLFTANACSSGAGASLSQTQGSGNSCSILEAAKHQDIGLPRAFSFCYQQEIESTKQTLGGRNKALPEQVWIKVGEALCKQAISKRNRSRIRQLDASVERRALGEIQNVGEGAPAAPGPWQPTSSEPSQPHPGEQAQSAPGGRSQRRERHNRMERDRRRRIRICCDELNLLVPFCNAETDKATTLQWTTAFLKYIQERHGDSLKKEFESVFCGKTGRRLKLTRPDSLVACPAQESLQSSPAMEIK